The following coding sequences lie in one Takifugu flavidus isolate HTHZ2018 chromosome 4, ASM371156v2, whole genome shotgun sequence genomic window:
- the si:ch211-286o17.1 gene encoding hematopoietic progenitor cell antigen CD34 isoform X3, translating into MLRMRMAASSAQRTYGSCKVLALLLALMASLLSAGVKAQEEEVATTIMPPDVPEANVRGDMIPQTPKDHASLELTKQTTMATPKEAGDHNNNTAPEKVVEFIGEVQTNLAKISELETPAPLPPRGDGPANRPQVVTQDDVICVSQEAVQNRNAVSLKLKSSSTCENTRVKLQSVLQDLCSEDCKLEIFQEDRSDELIVSGNYVEADVSGMTKKFNNDNIKDKTGVENAVSRWRQKSKLVLASLLLTGLLLASLLVAGYYLKTHRKNSKGVRLAKSFQVDEENQANTLVSVAPLPQEPLDKPTVNRQSPPENGTDPSSTTNGHSDNVTPVADTEM; encoded by the exons ATGCTCAGAATGAGGATGGCAGCATCATCTGCACAGAGGACATATGGGTCCTGCAAAGTTCTGGCATTGCTTCTGGCACTCATGGCCTCACTCTTAAGTG CAGGCGTCAAGgcacaagaagaagaagttgCCACAACAATAATGCCACCTGACGTTCCAGAGGCAAATGTACGAGGAGACATGATTCCTCAGACACCAAAAGATCATG CATCTCTTGAACTGACAAAACAGACCACAATGGCCACTCCCAAAGAGGCAGGAGACCACAACAACAATACAGCTCCAGAAAAAGTGGTTGAATTCATTGGAGAAGTGCAAACAAATCTGGCAAAAATCTCGGAACTAGAGACGCCGGCGCCGCTGCCTCCCAGAGGTGATGGTCCAGCCAACAGACCACAG GTGGTAACACAAGATGATGTTATTTGTGTCAGCCAAGAAGCGGTTCAGAACAGAAACGCTGTCAGTCTAAAGCTCAAGAGTTCTTCTACCTGT GAAAACACCAGAGTGAAACTTCAGAGTGTTCTGCAGGACCTATGCAGTGAAGACTGTAAACTAGAGATCTTCCAGGAGGACAGATCTGATGAACTCATTGTTTCTGGAAATTATGTTGAAG CTGATGTTTCGGGGATGACCAAAAAGTTCAACAATGACAACATCAAAGATAAG ACTGGGGTGGAGAATGCTGTTAGTCGTTGGAGACAAAAGTCCAAGTTGGTGCTCGCTTCCTTGCTGTTGACTGGCCTGTTGCTGGCTTCACTTCTGGTAGCTGGATACTACCTCAAAACACACCGCAAGAACTCCAAAGGTGTCAGACTG GCCAAATCGTTCCAGGTGGATGAGGAAAACCAGGCCAACACATTGGTATCGGTGGCTCCCCTTCCCCAGGAACCCCTTGACAAACCCACCGTCAACAGACAGTCTCCGCCAGAAAACGGGACCGACCCCAGCTCCACGACTAACGGTCACTCCGACAATGTGACCCCTGTGGCTGACACTGAGATGTGA
- the si:ch211-286o17.1 gene encoding hematopoietic progenitor cell antigen CD34 isoform X2 — protein sequence MLRMRMAASSAQRTYGSCKVLALLLALMASLLSGVKAQEEEVATTIMPPDVPEANVRGDMIPQTPKDHEHEDPQVLVFPTVASLELTKQTTMATPKEAGDHNNNTAPEKVVEFIGEVQTNLAKISELETPAPLPPRGDGPANRPQVVTQDDVICVSQEAVQNRNAVSLKLKSSSTCENTRVKLQSVLQDLCSEDCKLEIFQEDRSDELIVSGNYVEADVSGMTKKFNNDNIKDKTGVENAVSRWRQKSKLVLASLLLTGLLLASLLVAGYYLKTHRKNSKGVRLAKSFQVDEENQANTLVSVAPLPQEPLDKPTVNRQSPPENGTDPSSTTNGHSDNVTPVADTEM from the exons ATGCTCAGAATGAGGATGGCAGCATCATCTGCACAGAGGACATATGGGTCCTGCAAAGTTCTGGCATTGCTTCTGGCACTCATGGCCTCACTCTTAAGTG GCGTCAAGgcacaagaagaagaagttgCCACAACAATAATGCCACCTGACGTTCCAGAGGCAAATGTACGAGGAGACATGATTCCTCAGACACCAAAAGATCATG AGCATGAAGATCCACAAGTCTTGGTTTTTCCTACTGTAGCATCTCTTGAACTGACAAAACAGACCACAATGGCCACTCCCAAAGAGGCAGGAGACCACAACAACAATACAGCTCCAGAAAAAGTGGTTGAATTCATTGGAGAAGTGCAAACAAATCTGGCAAAAATCTCGGAACTAGAGACGCCGGCGCCGCTGCCTCCCAGAGGTGATGGTCCAGCCAACAGACCACAG GTGGTAACACAAGATGATGTTATTTGTGTCAGCCAAGAAGCGGTTCAGAACAGAAACGCTGTCAGTCTAAAGCTCAAGAGTTCTTCTACCTGT GAAAACACCAGAGTGAAACTTCAGAGTGTTCTGCAGGACCTATGCAGTGAAGACTGTAAACTAGAGATCTTCCAGGAGGACAGATCTGATGAACTCATTGTTTCTGGAAATTATGTTGAAG CTGATGTTTCGGGGATGACCAAAAAGTTCAACAATGACAACATCAAAGATAAG ACTGGGGTGGAGAATGCTGTTAGTCGTTGGAGACAAAAGTCCAAGTTGGTGCTCGCTTCCTTGCTGTTGACTGGCCTGTTGCTGGCTTCACTTCTGGTAGCTGGATACTACCTCAAAACACACCGCAAGAACTCCAAAGGTGTCAGACTG GCCAAATCGTTCCAGGTGGATGAGGAAAACCAGGCCAACACATTGGTATCGGTGGCTCCCCTTCCCCAGGAACCCCTTGACAAACCCACCGTCAACAGACAGTCTCCGCCAGAAAACGGGACCGACCCCAGCTCCACGACTAACGGTCACTCCGACAATGTGACCCCTGTGGCTGACACTGAGATGTGA
- the si:ch211-286o17.1 gene encoding hematopoietic progenitor cell antigen CD34 isoform X4, translating into MLRMRMAASSAQRTYGSCKVLALLLALMASLLSGVKAQEEEVATTIMPPDVPEANVRGDMIPQTPKDHASLELTKQTTMATPKEAGDHNNNTAPEKVVEFIGEVQTNLAKISELETPAPLPPRGDGPANRPQVVTQDDVICVSQEAVQNRNAVSLKLKSSSTCENTRVKLQSVLQDLCSEDCKLEIFQEDRSDELIVSGNYVEADVSGMTKKFNNDNIKDKTGVENAVSRWRQKSKLVLASLLLTGLLLASLLVAGYYLKTHRKNSKGVRLAKSFQVDEENQANTLVSVAPLPQEPLDKPTVNRQSPPENGTDPSSTTNGHSDNVTPVADTEM; encoded by the exons ATGCTCAGAATGAGGATGGCAGCATCATCTGCACAGAGGACATATGGGTCCTGCAAAGTTCTGGCATTGCTTCTGGCACTCATGGCCTCACTCTTAAGTG GCGTCAAGgcacaagaagaagaagttgCCACAACAATAATGCCACCTGACGTTCCAGAGGCAAATGTACGAGGAGACATGATTCCTCAGACACCAAAAGATCATG CATCTCTTGAACTGACAAAACAGACCACAATGGCCACTCCCAAAGAGGCAGGAGACCACAACAACAATACAGCTCCAGAAAAAGTGGTTGAATTCATTGGAGAAGTGCAAACAAATCTGGCAAAAATCTCGGAACTAGAGACGCCGGCGCCGCTGCCTCCCAGAGGTGATGGTCCAGCCAACAGACCACAG GTGGTAACACAAGATGATGTTATTTGTGTCAGCCAAGAAGCGGTTCAGAACAGAAACGCTGTCAGTCTAAAGCTCAAGAGTTCTTCTACCTGT GAAAACACCAGAGTGAAACTTCAGAGTGTTCTGCAGGACCTATGCAGTGAAGACTGTAAACTAGAGATCTTCCAGGAGGACAGATCTGATGAACTCATTGTTTCTGGAAATTATGTTGAAG CTGATGTTTCGGGGATGACCAAAAAGTTCAACAATGACAACATCAAAGATAAG ACTGGGGTGGAGAATGCTGTTAGTCGTTGGAGACAAAAGTCCAAGTTGGTGCTCGCTTCCTTGCTGTTGACTGGCCTGTTGCTGGCTTCACTTCTGGTAGCTGGATACTACCTCAAAACACACCGCAAGAACTCCAAAGGTGTCAGACTG GCCAAATCGTTCCAGGTGGATGAGGAAAACCAGGCCAACACATTGGTATCGGTGGCTCCCCTTCCCCAGGAACCCCTTGACAAACCCACCGTCAACAGACAGTCTCCGCCAGAAAACGGGACCGACCCCAGCTCCACGACTAACGGTCACTCCGACAATGTGACCCCTGTGGCTGACACTGAGATGTGA
- the si:ch211-286o17.1 gene encoding hematopoietic progenitor cell antigen CD34 isoform X1, producing the protein MLRMRMAASSAQRTYGSCKVLALLLALMASLLSAGVKAQEEEVATTIMPPDVPEANVRGDMIPQTPKDHEHEDPQVLVFPTVASLELTKQTTMATPKEAGDHNNNTAPEKVVEFIGEVQTNLAKISELETPAPLPPRGDGPANRPQVVTQDDVICVSQEAVQNRNAVSLKLKSSSTCENTRVKLQSVLQDLCSEDCKLEIFQEDRSDELIVSGNYVEADVSGMTKKFNNDNIKDKTGVENAVSRWRQKSKLVLASLLLTGLLLASLLVAGYYLKTHRKNSKGVRLAKSFQVDEENQANTLVSVAPLPQEPLDKPTVNRQSPPENGTDPSSTTNGHSDNVTPVADTEM; encoded by the exons ATGCTCAGAATGAGGATGGCAGCATCATCTGCACAGAGGACATATGGGTCCTGCAAAGTTCTGGCATTGCTTCTGGCACTCATGGCCTCACTCTTAAGTG CAGGCGTCAAGgcacaagaagaagaagttgCCACAACAATAATGCCACCTGACGTTCCAGAGGCAAATGTACGAGGAGACATGATTCCTCAGACACCAAAAGATCATG AGCATGAAGATCCACAAGTCTTGGTTTTTCCTACTGTAGCATCTCTTGAACTGACAAAACAGACCACAATGGCCACTCCCAAAGAGGCAGGAGACCACAACAACAATACAGCTCCAGAAAAAGTGGTTGAATTCATTGGAGAAGTGCAAACAAATCTGGCAAAAATCTCGGAACTAGAGACGCCGGCGCCGCTGCCTCCCAGAGGTGATGGTCCAGCCAACAGACCACAG GTGGTAACACAAGATGATGTTATTTGTGTCAGCCAAGAAGCGGTTCAGAACAGAAACGCTGTCAGTCTAAAGCTCAAGAGTTCTTCTACCTGT GAAAACACCAGAGTGAAACTTCAGAGTGTTCTGCAGGACCTATGCAGTGAAGACTGTAAACTAGAGATCTTCCAGGAGGACAGATCTGATGAACTCATTGTTTCTGGAAATTATGTTGAAG CTGATGTTTCGGGGATGACCAAAAAGTTCAACAATGACAACATCAAAGATAAG ACTGGGGTGGAGAATGCTGTTAGTCGTTGGAGACAAAAGTCCAAGTTGGTGCTCGCTTCCTTGCTGTTGACTGGCCTGTTGCTGGCTTCACTTCTGGTAGCTGGATACTACCTCAAAACACACCGCAAGAACTCCAAAGGTGTCAGACTG GCCAAATCGTTCCAGGTGGATGAGGAAAACCAGGCCAACACATTGGTATCGGTGGCTCCCCTTCCCCAGGAACCCCTTGACAAACCCACCGTCAACAGACAGTCTCCGCCAGAAAACGGGACCGACCCCAGCTCCACGACTAACGGTCACTCCGACAATGTGACCCCTGTGGCTGACACTGAGATGTGA